A genomic window from Silene latifolia isolate original U9 population chromosome Y, ASM4854445v1, whole genome shotgun sequence includes:
- the LOC141629038 gene encoding uncharacterized protein LOC141629038, whose protein sequence is MEGKVVTVVIIVGLLGLVAVVLGFVEEATKIKADEFVYLREDGFCYYPKTPAMALGIVDAILLLIQQIVISVGEGCFRCSRHPCPSGYGGIRSIVCFVFSWLSCIGAFMVLISAAAVNNMNYMFKNYSTKSNPCPVAKLGYYAGAAVYCLFSVTLSFISYFVLMCSRNKGAHGLSNDHDIAFGQPQLPKHQQV, encoded by the exons ATGGAAGGGAAAGTGGTAACAGTAGTAATAATAGTGGGACTTCTTGGTCTAGTCGCGGTTGTGCTGGGCTTTGTTGAGGAGGCCACCAAAATTAAG GCAGACGAGTTTGTGTATTtaagagaagatgggttttgctATTACCCGAAAACCCCAGCAATGGCATTGGGGATAGTTGATGCAATCCTATTACTGATACAACAAATAGTGATAAGCGTCGGGGAAGGCTGTTTCCGCTGCTCACGGCATCCTTGCCCATCAGGCTACGGCGGGATACGTTCCattgtttgctttgttttctcTTG GTTGTCCTGTATTGGTGCTTTCATGGTGCTGATTAGTGCGGCGGCAGTCAACAATATGAACTACATGTTCAAAAACTACAGTACCAAGAGCAATCCATGCCCAGTCGCCAAGCTAGGCTACTATGCAGGGGCAGCGGTGTACTGTCTTTTCAGCGTCACCCTCAGCTTCATTTCTTACTTTGTCTTGATGTGCAGCCGCAACAAAGGTGCTCACGGGCTGTCTAATGACCATGATATTGCCTTTGGACAACCCCAATTGCCTAAACATCAGCAAGTTTGA